The following proteins come from a genomic window of Terriglobia bacterium:
- a CDS encoding alpha-mannosidase: protein MFAGALGQSTKPAGVQDQAAKPAVQGQKPKPESPDLTKQPTLYVVGYAHLDTEWRWDYVTTIKDYIPKTMRLNFDWIEKYPHYIFNFSGANRYRMMKEYYPADYERVKKYVAAGRWFPAGSSMEENDVNSPSAESIIRQVLYGKAYFRREFGKTSAEYMLPDCFGFPASLPTILAHCGIKGFSTQKLSSSWQPAAMVGGPDSPEKTPAGIPFNVGVWEGPDGSFVIAALNPGGYGSQIGTDLSRSPLPPPPPDPNQPQRGARGATDWPARIQLNGQLTGAYADYMYYGTGDSGGSANESSIKLLEAIVTRSRTVLPSGGGRGQGGPPQTPPPAPGSEVMVGDGPVRVISATSDQLFLDLKPEQIAKMPKYKGDLELINHSAGSITSQAHMKRWNRKNEVLADAAEKASVAAELLGGKPYPLQRLNDAWTLVMGGQFHDIIPGTSIPKAYEYAWNDELLAMNQFAGVLTSATEAVASGMDTQAKGTAIVVYNPLNIPREDVVEATISFAGGIPRAVRVFGPDGSEVPAQLNGAADGAAKVLFVAKFPSAGYAVYDAQVADGGVASQLRVTQSSLENARYTIKLAQNGDVSSIFDKTLNKELLSAPMQLAIILDKPRQWPAWNMDFEDEQRAPRTIVSGPAQIRIVENGPARVAIEVAREAEGSKFFQTIRLSAGDAGNRVEIGHVMDWNSREGNLKAVFPLTASNLNATYNWDVGTIERPTETERQFEVASHQFVDLTDKSGSYGVTILTDCKNASDKPNDHTLRLTLVRTPGISDGGRGYPDQSTQDIGHHEFVYGLAGHAGDFRQGQTDWQALRLNQPLVAFQSPSHAGALGKSFSLMKISSSRIRALALKKAEQTSEQNRDEYIVRLVEMDGKPAQDVHISFFVPVISAREVNGAEEAVGPATVTGGELVASFKKFQPRTFAVKFGPAPNKVLAVQSQAVKLTYDLCVTTPDGKPGAGYWDNQGRSLPAEMLPNTIPYAGINFSLAPGAGYGKYNAVIPRGQNITLPAGNFNRLYILMANTSSTRADMPADVTATFLVGDKPVSLTVQDWSGYIGQWDNRVWKQVPAPPPTPEQLAQQAARQGGAAAGRGGQQGPRMIDVVDTLTPGYIKPASVAWFASHRHASDGTNEPYAYSYLYAYAIDVPAGAKTLTLPANERIRILAITATNQAAQARPAQVLTDYLEK, encoded by the coding sequence ATGTTCGCCGGCGCGCTGGGACAGAGCACCAAACCGGCGGGCGTCCAGGATCAGGCTGCCAAGCCGGCGGTCCAGGGACAGAAGCCGAAGCCGGAAAGCCCGGATCTGACCAAGCAGCCGACTCTGTACGTGGTCGGCTATGCGCATTTGGACACAGAATGGCGCTGGGACTATGTCACCACGATCAAGGACTACATCCCCAAGACCATGCGGCTCAATTTCGATTGGATTGAAAAGTATCCGCATTACATCTTCAATTTCAGCGGCGCCAACCGTTACCGGATGATGAAGGAGTACTATCCGGCTGATTACGAAAGGGTGAAGAAGTATGTGGCCGCCGGCCGCTGGTTTCCGGCCGGTTCGTCCATGGAGGAGAACGACGTCAACTCGCCCTCCGCCGAGTCCATCATCCGGCAGGTCCTTTACGGCAAAGCCTATTTCCGCCGCGAGTTCGGCAAGACCAGCGCCGAATACATGCTGCCGGATTGCTTCGGCTTCCCCGCATCGTTGCCCACGATCCTGGCTCACTGCGGCATTAAGGGCTTCTCCACGCAGAAACTATCGTCGAGCTGGCAGCCGGCAGCCATGGTCGGCGGTCCCGACTCACCGGAAAAAACGCCCGCGGGCATCCCCTTCAACGTCGGTGTGTGGGAGGGCCCGGATGGCAGTTTTGTGATCGCCGCGCTGAATCCCGGCGGCTATGGCAGCCAGATCGGCACGGATCTCAGCAGGAGTCCGCTGCCACCGCCACCGCCGGATCCCAACCAGCCGCAGCGGGGTGCCAGAGGGGCGACGGATTGGCCCGCGCGCATTCAGTTGAATGGGCAGCTGACCGGCGCGTATGCCGACTACATGTACTACGGCACGGGCGACAGCGGGGGTTCCGCCAATGAATCCTCGATAAAACTGCTGGAAGCAATCGTTACCAGGAGCAGGACCGTGCTGCCGTCAGGAGGCGGCCGCGGCCAGGGTGGTCCGCCGCAGACTCCGCCGCCAGCGCCGGGGTCTGAGGTCATGGTCGGCGATGGCCCGGTCAGGGTGATCTCTGCGACTTCCGACCAGCTTTTCCTGGACCTGAAGCCCGAGCAGATCGCAAAGATGCCGAAATACAAGGGCGATCTCGAACTGATCAACCATTCCGCGGGTTCCATCACGTCCCAGGCGCACATGAAGCGGTGGAACCGCAAAAACGAAGTGCTGGCCGATGCCGCTGAAAAAGCTTCTGTTGCCGCTGAATTGCTGGGCGGCAAGCCATATCCTCTCCAGCGGCTGAACGACGCCTGGACACTGGTTATGGGCGGGCAGTTCCACGACATCATTCCGGGCACCTCAATTCCCAAGGCCTATGAGTACGCGTGGAACGACGAACTGTTGGCGATGAACCAGTTTGCCGGCGTGCTCACCAGCGCCACCGAAGCGGTCGCCTCCGGCATGGACACCCAGGCCAAGGGCACGGCGATCGTTGTCTACAATCCATTGAATATCCCGCGCGAGGATGTGGTGGAAGCCACCATCTCTTTCGCTGGCGGCATTCCGAGGGCGGTCCGTGTGTTCGGGCCCGACGGCAGTGAAGTGCCCGCGCAGTTGAATGGCGCGGCGGACGGGGCTGCAAAGGTCCTGTTCGTGGCGAAATTCCCTTCGGCCGGCTACGCGGTATACGATGCTCAGGTTGCGGATGGCGGTGTGGCATCGCAGCTCAGAGTGACGCAATCGTCCCTTGAAAACGCTCGCTACACCATCAAGTTGGCCCAGAACGGCGACGTCAGCAGCATATTCGACAAGACTCTTAACAAGGAATTGCTTTCCGCCCCAATGCAGCTGGCGATCATCCTGGACAAGCCCCGCCAATGGCCCGCATGGAATATGGATTTCGAGGACGAGCAGAGAGCGCCGCGTACGATCGTCAGTGGGCCGGCGCAGATCCGCATAGTGGAGAACGGCCCGGCGCGCGTGGCCATTGAGGTGGCGCGTGAAGCGGAAGGATCCAAATTCTTCCAGACGATCCGGCTTTCCGCCGGCGATGCCGGCAATCGCGTCGAAATCGGCCATGTCATGGACTGGAACAGCAGAGAAGGCAATCTCAAGGCCGTCTTTCCCCTGACCGCGTCGAATCTGAATGCGACTTACAACTGGGACGTCGGCACTATCGAGCGTCCCACCGAAACCGAGCGGCAGTTTGAAGTCGCCTCTCATCAGTTCGTCGATCTCACGGATAAGAGCGGATCTTACGGCGTGACCATCCTCACGGACTGCAAGAACGCTTCCGACAAGCCCAACGATCATACCCTGCGCCTGACCCTCGTTCGCACGCCGGGCATCAGTGACGGTGGGAGAGGCTATCCGGATCAGTCCACGCAGGATATCGGCCACCATGAGTTCGTGTACGGCCTCGCCGGCCATGCAGGAGACTTCCGCCAGGGACAGACCGACTGGCAGGCGCTCCGGCTCAATCAGCCCCTCGTAGCCTTCCAGAGTCCCAGTCACGCGGGCGCGCTGGGCAAGAGTTTCTCATTGATGAAGATCAGCAGCAGCCGGATCCGCGCACTGGCCCTCAAGAAAGCCGAGCAGACCAGCGAGCAGAACCGGGATGAATACATCGTCCGCCTCGTCGAGATGGATGGCAAGCCGGCGCAGGATGTTCACATTTCGTTTTTTGTACCCGTCATCTCGGCCCGCGAAGTCAACGGCGCGGAAGAAGCCGTCGGTCCAGCCACGGTAACCGGTGGCGAGCTGGTCGCGTCGTTCAAGAAGTTCCAGCCGCGCACGTTTGCGGTGAAGTTCGGCCCTGCCCCCAACAAGGTTCTCGCCGTGCAGTCGCAGGCGGTCAAGTTGACCTACGATCTGTGTGTCACAACGCCCGACGGCAAACCGGGAGCAGGTTACTGGGATAATCAGGGCCGTTCCCTGCCGGCGGAGATGCTGCCCAATACGATTCCCTACGCCGGCATCAATTTCAGTCTCGCTCCTGGCGCCGGGTATGGGAAATACAATGCCGTAATCCCGCGTGGCCAGAACATCACGCTGCCTGCGGGCAACTTCAATCGTCTCTACATTCTGATGGCCAATACAAGCTCCACCAGAGCAGACATGCCTGCGGATGTTACGGCCACATTCCTCGTTGGCGATAAGCCGGTCAGCCTGACCGTCCAGGATTGGAGCGGCTACATCGGCCAATGGGACAACCGGGTCTGGAAACAGGTTCCGGCGCCACCGCCGACACCGGAACAATTGGCTCAGCAGGCGGCGCGACAGGGCGGGGCTGCAGCCGGCCGCGGGGGGCAACAGGGACCGCGCATGATCGACGTGGTGGACACCCTGACCCCGGGTTATATAAAGCCCGCGTCCGTGGCCTGGTTCGCTTCCCACCGCCATGCGTCCGACGGCACCAATGAGCCGTACGCTTATTCGTATTTATATGCATATGCCATCGACGTGCCGGCGGGGGCCAAAACACTGACCCTGCCCGCGAACGAGAGGATCCGCATCCTCGCGATCACCGCGACAAACCAAGCAGCGCAGGCGCGCCCGGCCCAAGTCCTGACTGACTATCTGGAGAAATGA
- a CDS encoding LysR family transcriptional regulator, with protein sequence MEWLNYHHLQYFWVTARTGSIAKASRELLLSPPTISTQISSLESNMGEKLFERSGRRLVLTDMGKLVFRYADEIFSLGRELTDTLKGRPTGHPLKLVVGLADVLPKGVAYKLIEPAMRLGRPVRIICREDPPDRLLALLALQELDLVLTDAPIALGIRVKAYSHLLCESGLTFLASRKLARAYGRDFPRSLDGAPFLLPTDNTAIRQELNRWFEAHGVHPQIIGEFEDDALLAEFGRAGLGIVPSLSILDQFKRPLGLHRIGSTDEALGRIYAISIERKLKHPAVVAICEKARDTSHGPRLNNPL encoded by the coding sequence ATGGAATGGCTGAACTACCACCATCTGCAGTATTTCTGGGTTACGGCGCGTACCGGCAGCATCGCCAAGGCGTCCAGGGAATTGCTCTTGTCTCCGCCCACGATCAGCACCCAGATCAGCAGCCTCGAAAGCAACATGGGGGAAAAGTTGTTTGAGCGTTCCGGGCGCAGGTTGGTTCTCACGGATATGGGCAAATTGGTGTTTCGCTATGCCGATGAGATTTTTTCGTTGGGCCGGGAACTCACAGATACCCTCAAAGGACGACCCACGGGACACCCTCTCAAGTTAGTGGTCGGTCTGGCCGATGTGTTGCCTAAAGGTGTCGCTTACAAGCTGATCGAACCAGCCATGCGCCTTGGGCGCCCCGTTCGTATCATATGCCGTGAAGATCCGCCCGACCGCCTGCTGGCCCTGCTTGCTCTCCAGGAACTGGACCTGGTTTTGACGGACGCTCCCATCGCCCTGGGCATCAGGGTCAAGGCTTATAGTCATCTGCTCTGTGAGTCCGGCCTGACCTTTTTGGCCTCCCGCAAACTAGCCCGGGCCTATGGCCGTGATTTTCCGCGTTCGCTGGACGGGGCGCCCTTCCTCCTTCCCACCGACAATACGGCCATCCGGCAGGAGCTGAATCGCTGGTTTGAAGCCCACGGGGTACATCCGCAAATCATCGGGGAATTTGAAGACGATGCCCTGCTAGCCGAATTTGGCAGAGCAGGACTGGGCATTGTCCCGTCGCTCTCCATTCTCGACCAGTTCAAGCGCCCGCTGGGTCTGCACCGGATCGGCAGCACGGATGAGGCGCTCGGCCGAATTTACGCCATTTCGATCGAAAGGAAACTTAAACATCCCGCCGTGGTGGCAATCTGCGAGAAAGCGCGCGACACTTCGCACGGCCCGCGGCTGAACAACCCGCTATGA
- a CDS encoding redoxin domain-containing protein, with amino-acid sequence MKNSRVIMAATLVLSLAATLAAQAPSSGGAARLRALFFLRDFETGVLEGEKLVAASPNASDLYAWYLLNLVRGGDEKRAVSLAEEMTKKKPRDPWAWFALAGALNYQSERPADAVTAGETALKLLPNNPDIIWIHAQTLANDEKRRDEAIAFVDAQRGRLKNPAEILVTKGYALYRSASGPPRDEARTKLAFAAFEEARQIDPKNLNALYLPGAYLNGLRRSDEAYPLLKRALAIAPDSTVVHQEYWNAVTGSHDFGADRKRQEIEADVNAFLNGRGDRPGALSAVASVSRDMKWTEKQRDCEDKILKMFPDSLEAEWIFAARWRELGRSPESARSPQYRQILREFIDRPRHYIDGLLGEAYQNYFYVLATDSSVSGDELYRVAEGALKYETNNPHITWVYTPTALADRKVHLADAERIARDGIEVLKKKIDSQRSVYKSQGEYDRAVGWATAKGYDALGWVLLAEGRVDEAEKALLQSFELDHASRQNLDHLGRFYLARNNESKAEEFFVKGLSVQAPGANPCETALRSLYEKRRGTLDGIDAYLAKLREVDRDKRKERILTERIASPETLTTFNLKTLDGKRVSLDSLKGKIVVINFWGIWCGWCVQELPEYQKLYEKYASDPDVAILTIDNDSNPDDVPPWMAQKKYAFPVLIDDGYVNKVGLHTFPTTWFVDAQGRKVFEKVGWSEKLLEEFSWRIEAIRTK; translated from the coding sequence ATGAAAAATTCGCGTGTCATTATGGCTGCCACCCTCGTCCTGTCGCTTGCTGCGACGCTGGCAGCGCAGGCTCCGTCGTCGGGAGGGGCCGCCCGGCTCCGAGCGCTGTTCTTCCTGCGCGACTTCGAGACGGGCGTCCTCGAGGGCGAGAAGCTGGTGGCCGCATCCCCCAACGCATCCGACCTGTACGCGTGGTACTTGCTCAACCTGGTGCGCGGCGGTGACGAGAAGCGCGCCGTCTCGCTTGCCGAGGAGATGACAAAGAAGAAGCCGCGGGATCCCTGGGCCTGGTTTGCGCTCGCGGGCGCCCTCAATTACCAGAGCGAGCGTCCCGCCGACGCCGTGACGGCGGGCGAGACGGCGCTGAAGTTGCTCCCGAACAATCCCGATATCATCTGGATTCACGCGCAAACGCTTGCGAACGACGAGAAGCGACGGGACGAGGCGATCGCATTCGTGGACGCTCAGCGCGGCCGCCTGAAAAACCCCGCGGAGATCCTCGTGACGAAGGGCTATGCGCTGTACCGGAGTGCATCGGGTCCGCCGCGGGACGAAGCCCGGACGAAGCTGGCGTTTGCCGCCTTTGAAGAGGCGCGCCAGATCGACCCGAAGAATCTGAACGCCTTGTATCTGCCCGGCGCGTATTTGAACGGGCTTCGCCGGAGCGACGAGGCCTATCCGCTGCTCAAGAGGGCGCTGGCAATCGCGCCCGATTCGACGGTTGTACACCAGGAGTACTGGAATGCCGTGACAGGCAGCCATGATTTCGGGGCCGACAGGAAACGCCAGGAGATCGAGGCGGACGTGAACGCGTTCCTGAACGGCCGCGGTGACCGTCCCGGCGCTTTGTCGGCGGTGGCTTCCGTGTCGCGAGACATGAAGTGGACGGAGAAACAGCGGGATTGCGAGGACAAGATCCTCAAAATGTTTCCCGACAGCTTGGAAGCCGAGTGGATCTTCGCCGCCCGGTGGAGAGAGTTGGGACGCTCGCCGGAGTCGGCTCGCTCGCCACAGTATCGTCAAATCCTGCGCGAATTCATCGACCGGCCGCGGCACTATATCGACGGACTGCTCGGCGAAGCGTATCAGAATTACTTCTATGTCCTCGCGACCGACAGCTCGGTGTCAGGCGACGAACTGTACCGCGTGGCAGAAGGTGCATTGAAGTACGAGACCAACAACCCACACATTACATGGGTGTACACGCCCACCGCGCTTGCCGATCGCAAGGTGCACCTTGCCGACGCTGAACGCATCGCACGCGATGGCATCGAGGTGCTGAAAAAGAAGATCGATAGCCAGCGATCGGTTTACAAATCCCAAGGGGAATACGATCGGGCCGTCGGCTGGGCGACCGCCAAGGGCTACGACGCGCTCGGCTGGGTGCTTTTGGCCGAGGGCCGTGTGGACGAGGCGGAGAAGGCTCTCCTGCAGTCCTTCGAACTGGACCACGCAAGCCGGCAGAACCTCGACCATCTCGGCCGCTTTTACCTGGCGCGCAATAATGAAAGCAAGGCGGAAGAGTTCTTCGTCAAGGGATTGAGCGTGCAGGCGCCCGGCGCCAATCCCTGCGAGACAGCGCTCAGATCGCTGTACGAGAAGCGTCGCGGCACTCTCGATGGCATCGATGCCTATTTGGCGAAGCTGAGGGAAGTCGACCGTGACAAACGCAAGGAACGCATCCTGACCGAACGAATCGCCAGTCCCGAAACGCTCACAACCTTCAACCTCAAGACACTCGATGGGAAACGCGTCTCGCTCGACAGCCTCAAGGGCAAGATCGTTGTCATCAACTTCTGGGGCATCTGGTGCGGCTGGTGCGTCCAGGAACTGCCCGAATATCAGAAGCTTTACGAGAAGTACGCGAGCGACCCCGACGTGGCGATCCTGACGATCGACAACGATTCGAACCCCGACGACGTGCCGCCGTGGATGGCACAAAAGAAGTACGCGTTCCCGGTCCTCATCGACGACGGGTACGTCAATAAGGTTGGGCTCCACACTTTCCCGACCACCTGGTTCGTGGATGCGCAAGGACGCAAGGTTTTCGAAAAAGTCGGTTGGAGCGAGAAGCTGCTCGAGGAGTTCAGCTGGCGCATCGAAGCCATCCGGACAAAGTAG
- a CDS encoding cation:proton antiporter, translating to MGIAADIAIIVVAALLGGFIAQRLRLPLILGYIVAGIAVGPYTGGYTVTEIHNIELLAEIGVALLLFALGIEFSLKKLQPVRRIALLGTPIQLLLSIALGYGIGRWLGWAPYESLWLGALISVSSTVVVLKTLGAQGALDGLSGRIMIGMLIIQDLAIVPMIIILPELQQLDRGISVLSLAVVRATLFLIAMIFGGTRIIPALLKRIAAWNSRELFIMSIMALGLGIGYASYLVGLSFAFGAFVAGMVLSESEYSHQALSDIIPLRDVFGMLFFVSVGMLLDLPFLYRNASTVLIMLGPVIVGKALIFAGLARLFRYPFATALYVGFGTFQIGEFAFLLGSVGLRTQAIRPGTFSLVLATAVITMMLTPFFLRLVPLMMGWYQRWRRIQQPDVSNMPEQGLGEHIIICGYGRVGSFTAGVLSRLGFPFVVIEIDQNAVWKARSAGLPVIYGDGGSPVVLEAAGASRARLLLVTVPAVFDAELIVKRARQLNPRLPIVARSAQVSQLEQLRALGVQDLVQPESEAGLEIVRQALLHLDMPALEIQRFTDGVRKELYEPLYKPQTDASLLRRLQRATQSMEIEWIPLAGDCPLIGKSATQAEIRRQTGASIVTVLHGEETFPNPDPGRIFQQGDILAVLGSAEQRARFRKLINAPDAEATGS from the coding sequence ATGGGAATTGCCGCTGATATCGCGATCATCGTCGTTGCCGCACTTTTGGGCGGGTTCATTGCCCAGCGCCTCCGCCTGCCGCTGATCCTCGGGTATATCGTTGCCGGAATAGCCGTCGGCCCATACACGGGCGGCTATACCGTCACAGAGATCCACAATATCGAGCTGCTGGCAGAAATCGGCGTGGCTCTCCTGCTTTTTGCGCTCGGCATTGAGTTTTCTCTGAAAAAGCTCCAGCCGGTTCGAAGAATCGCCCTCCTGGGAACGCCGATTCAACTCCTGCTGTCCATAGCACTGGGTTATGGCATTGGCCGCTGGCTTGGTTGGGCGCCCTACGAATCGCTATGGTTGGGCGCTCTCATTTCCGTTTCGAGTACGGTTGTGGTCCTGAAAACGCTCGGAGCCCAGGGAGCGCTTGACGGACTGTCAGGCCGCATCATGATCGGCATGCTGATCATTCAAGATCTGGCCATCGTGCCTATGATCATCATCCTGCCGGAGCTGCAGCAACTCGACCGAGGGATCAGCGTATTATCATTGGCCGTCGTCCGAGCCACACTATTTCTCATCGCGATGATTTTCGGAGGCACGCGCATTATTCCTGCGCTCCTGAAACGCATCGCCGCCTGGAATTCCCGCGAGCTGTTCATCATGTCGATCATGGCGCTCGGATTGGGAATTGGTTATGCTTCCTACCTCGTCGGACTCTCGTTCGCTTTTGGCGCCTTCGTTGCCGGCATGGTGCTGAGCGAATCGGAATACAGTCATCAGGCGCTGAGCGACATCATTCCGCTTCGGGATGTGTTCGGCATGCTCTTCTTCGTTTCTGTCGGCATGCTGCTGGATCTTCCATTTCTATACCGAAACGCATCCACCGTACTGATCATGCTGGGGCCTGTAATAGTGGGGAAGGCCCTCATTTTTGCGGGATTGGCACGTCTTTTCCGATATCCGTTCGCCACAGCCCTGTACGTCGGATTCGGGACCTTTCAAATCGGAGAATTCGCATTTCTTCTGGGCAGTGTGGGCCTGCGCACTCAGGCCATCCGGCCCGGGACCTTTTCCCTTGTTCTGGCGACGGCTGTAATCACGATGATGCTGACGCCATTTTTTCTGCGTCTTGTCCCTTTGATGATGGGATGGTATCAGCGTTGGCGCCGGATTCAGCAGCCCGATGTGTCCAACATGCCGGAGCAGGGGCTGGGGGAGCACATCATCATCTGTGGGTATGGTCGTGTCGGGAGTTTCACGGCGGGAGTGCTTTCGCGGCTCGGCTTTCCATTCGTTGTCATCGAAATCGATCAGAACGCCGTATGGAAGGCTCGCTCCGCCGGTCTGCCAGTGATTTACGGGGACGGGGGGAGCCCCGTTGTGCTGGAGGCCGCCGGCGCATCGCGGGCGCGCCTGCTGTTGGTGACCGTTCCTGCCGTTTTTGACGCGGAACTGATAGTCAAGAGAGCCCGTCAACTCAATCCGCGCCTGCCGATCGTCGCTCGCTCCGCCCAGGTGAGTCAATTGGAGCAGCTGCGTGCCCTGGGGGTTCAGGATCTGGTCCAACCTGAATCCGAGGCGGGTTTGGAAATCGTGCGCCAGGCGTTGTTGCATCTGGACATGCCGGCTCTCGAAATCCAACGCTTTACCGACGGCGTGCGCAAGGAACTTTATGAGCCGCTCTACAAGCCGCAAACCGACGCATCCCTCCTGCGGCGTCTCCAGCGCGCCACCCAATCCATGGAGATCGAGTGGATTCCTCTTGCCGGAGACTGCCCCCTGATTGGGAAAAGCGCCACTCAGGCCGAAATCCGCAGGCAAACGGGCGCATCGATCGTGACCGTGCTTCATGGTGAAGAAACGTTCCCAAATCCTGATCCCGGCAGAATTTTCCAGCAGGGCGACATCCTGGCGGTCCTTGGGTCCGCGGAACAGCGAGCGAGATTCCGGAAACTAATAAACGCTCCGGATGCGGAGGCAACCGGTTCATAG